In Papaver somniferum cultivar HN1 chromosome 1, ASM357369v1, whole genome shotgun sequence, a genomic segment contains:
- the LOC113336762 gene encoding chlorophyllase-2, chloroplastic-like gives MSSACLLASASSSASSMNVFQLGNYTVSVFPVNPQSTVSPLTVPLLIGTPTEEGEFPILVFLHGFMLENSFYSQLIQHIASHGFIVVAPQLFEIDEMESAKGVTEWLSNGLGSVLPPMVRPNLSKAALGGHSRGGKLAFALALSYTSNPPSSNGDTSLIKYSALVGIDPVEGPRKGMQLPPVVLTYVPRSFDLDMAALVVGSGLGEKRTSALIHACAPKGVNHKEYFNECQSPAYHFLVKDYGHMDTLDDVTRGVKGLATYRACKSGKSREPMRRFVGGITIAFMKAYLEGDHGHLNAIKDGKDISLPVELETVEFLKD, from the exons ATGTCTTCTGCATGTCTTCtagcttctgcttcttcttctgcttcttcaaTGAATGTTTTCCAGTTGGGAAATTACACGGTATCCGTATTTCCCGTCAATCCTCAGAGCACTGTTAGTCCTCTAACAGTGCCTCTTTTGATTGGGACGCCAACTGAGGAAGGAGAATTCCCAATACTAGTATTTCTCCATGGTTTTATGCTCGAGAATTCTTTCTATTCTCAACTAATACAACACATTGCTTCTCATGGTTTCATTGTCGTGGCCCCTCAG TTATTCGAAATAGATGAAATGGAGTCGGCAAAAGGAGTAACTGAATGGTTGTCAAATGGACTCGGTTCCGTACTGCCTCCAATGGTTCGACCTAATCTATCCAAGGCAGCACTTGGTGGTCACAGTAGAGGTGGCAAGCTTGCATTTGCTTTAGCTCTATCTTACACTAGTAACCCTCCTAGTAGCAATGGTGATACTTCATTGATCAAGTACTCAGCTCTAGTGGGTATTGATCCAGTTGAAGGACCCAGGAAAGGTATGCAATTGCCTCCAGTCGTTCTAACCTATGTTCCTCGCTCTTTCGACCTAGATATGGCGGCTTTAGTTGTTGGATCCGGCCTCGGAGAGAAAAGGACCAGTGCACTTATTCATGCTTGTGCTCCAAAAGGTGTAAACCATAAAGAGTATTTCAATGAATGTCAATCGCCCGCTTATCATTTTCTCGTCAAGGATTACGGACATATGGATACACTCGACGACGTAACTAGAGGGGTTAAAGGGCTCGCTACTTACCGTGCTTGTAAGAGTGGGAAGTCGAGGGAGCCTATGAGGAGATTTGTTGGGGGGATCACTATTGCTTTTATGAAAGCATATCTTGAAGGTGATCATGGTCACTTAAATGCTATCAAGGATGGGAAAGATATTAGTCTTCCTGTTGAGCTTGAAACTGTTGAGTTTTTAAAGGACTGA
- the LOC113315818 gene encoding carbamoyl-phosphate synthase small chain, chloroplastic-like encodes MATRAAATSLLSNSPFFSSSSRRTTSRNESTVKCFTIVRCSASLSTSNGSIDTPLGVKDRPWKIADARLVLEDGSVWNAKSFGATGTQVGEVVFNTSLTGYQEILTDPSYAGQFVLMTNPHIGNTGINLDDEESQQCFLGGLVVRSLSPSTSNWRCTEPLSDYLAKRNIMGIYDVDTRAITRRLRQEGSLKGVLSTDGSKTDKDLLDMSHNWDIVGVDLISGVTCNAPYEWVDKTGSEWEFNTSDSVGKRFHVVAYDFGIKHNILRRLTSAGCKITVVPSTWKASEALKLNPDGVLFSNGPGDPSAVPYAVETVKEIIGKVPVFGICMGHQLIGQALGGKTFKMKFGHHGGNHPVRDIRKNRVEISAQNHNYAVDPESLPEGVQVTHINLNDDSCAGLAFPALNIMSLQYHPEASPGPHDSDSVFGEFITLMEQAKL; translated from the exons ATGGCGACAAGAGCAGCTGCAACTTCATTGTTGAGTAATTCTCCATTTTTCTCCTCTTCATCTCGGAGAACAACATCTCGAAATGAATCTACTGTCAAGTGTTTCACCATTGTTCGGTGCTCCGCTTCTCTATCTACCTCAAATGGCTCTATTGACACTCCTCTAG GTGTTAAGGATAGACCATGGAAGATAGCAGATGCAAGACTTGTGCTTGAAGATGGTTCTGTATGGAATGCTAAATCTTTTGGTGCTACAGGGACTCAAGTTGGTGAAGTTGTGTTCAATACATCTTTGACAGG GTACCAAGAGATTTTGACGGACCCTAGTTATGCTGGCCAATTTGTTTTAATGACAAATCCTCATATTGGAAATACAGGAATTAACCTAG ATGACGAAGAGTCACAACAATGCTTCCTTGGCGGTTTAGTTGTCAGAAGTTTAAGTCCGAG CACTTCGAATTGGAGATGCACAGAACCCCTGAGTGATTACTTGGCTAAAAGGAACATCATGGGAATAT ATGATGTGGATACACGTGCAATTACTCGTAGACTAAGGCAAGAGGGAAGTCTTAAAGGTGTACTTAGCACAGATGGATCAAAAACTGACAAAGATCTTCTTGATATGTCTCATAATTGGGATATTGTTG GTGTCGATCTCATAAGTGGTGTTACCTGCAATGCTCCATACGAATGGGTGGATAAGACAGGTTCAGAATGGGAATTCAACACTAGCGATAGTGTTGGGAAGAGATTTCAT GTTGTTGCGTATGATTTTGGGATCAAGCACAACATATTAAGGCGCTTAACGTCGGCTGGATGTAAAATTACTGTGGTACCCTCAACATGGAAAGCCTCAGAGGCTCTTAAGTTAAATCCAGATGGAGTTCTTTTCAGTAATGGTCCAGGAGACCCTTCTGCAGTTCCCTATGCTGTCGAAACAGTAAAAGAAATAATCGGAAAAGTTCCTGTTTTTGGTATTTGCATGGGTCATCAATTGATTGGTCAGGCATTGGGTGGTAAAACCTTCAAAATGAAGTTTGGTCATCATGGAGGAAACCATCCGGTTCGTGACATCCGTAAAAACCGTGTCGAAATCAGCGCTCAG AATCACAATTATGCAGTAGACCCTGAATCGCTTCCAGAAGGTGTACAGGTGACACATATCAATCTAAATGACGATAGCTGTGCTGGCCTCGCTTTCCCTGCGTTAAATATCATGTCACTTCAATACCATCCTGAAGCATCTCCTGGACCTCATGACTCTGATTCTG TTTTTGGGGAATTCATAACTTTGATGGAGCAAGCCAAATTATAA